One Vicia villosa cultivar HV-30 ecotype Madison, WI unplaced genomic scaffold, Vvil1.0 ctg.004672F_1_1, whole genome shotgun sequence DNA window includes the following coding sequences:
- the LOC131642221 gene encoding flowering time control protein FY-like, giving the protein MMYNDPHNPQHQHPYQQQQQQQQHFHHPQPGMEFHRGPPPPMPQQPPPMMRQPSASSTNIAPEFHHPGPGGPPGPPPHYDVHNDIHGAKRMRKLTQRKAVDYTSTVVRYMQIRMSQRDSRDRTVLQSTPAAALDMLPAAGYSDNPSTSFAAKFVHTSLNKNRCPINRVLWTPTGRRLITGSQTGEFTLWNGQSFNFEMILQAHDQAIRSMVWSHNDNWMVSGDDGGAIKYWQNNMNNVKANKSAHKESVRDLSFCRTDLKFCSCSDDTTVKVWDFARCQEECSLTGHGWDVKSVDWHPTKSLLVSGGKDNLVKLWDAKSGKELCSFHGHKNTVLCAKWNQNGNWVLTASKDQIIKLYDIRAMKELESFRGHRKDVTTLAWHPFHEEYFVSGSYDGSIFHWLVGHDTPQIEICNAHDNSVWDLAWHPIGYLLCSGSSDHTTKFWCRNRPGDSTRDRYSNGIQGYSEQNPVAGRVGGNFAIPEGPTTPGPFAPGLTRNEGTIPGVGVAMPLSIPSLDGPQGEQKQPHPGSMGAPPLPPGPHPSLLNPNQQQPFQQNPQQIPQHQHQALSQQMGPLPMPPNMPQLQHPSHSPMVPHQHLPRPPPQMPHGMPGSLPVPSSHPMSIPGPMGMQGGMNQMGPPIPQGHYVGMNQMQSGGPPLGGFPNNMQGPSNTSYPQGAPFNRPQGGQMPMMQGYNPYQSGNQTGMPPNAQPGGPHSQMPQ; this is encoded by the exons ATGATGTACAATGACCCTCATAACCCTCAGCACCAGCAcccgtatcaacaacaacaacagcaacaacagcaTTTTCACCATCCGCAGCCAGGCATGGAATTCCACCGTGGACCTCCTCCGCCGATGCCTCAGCAGCCTCCACCTATGATGCGGCAACCTTCCGCTTCTTCCACTAACATCGCCCCGGAGTTTCACCATCCCGGACCTGGAGGCCCCCCTGGTCCTCCTCCTCATTACGATG TTCATAATGATATCCATGGGGCAAAAAGAATGAGAAAGCTCACTCAGAGGAAAGCAGTTGATTATACAAGTACAGTTGTGCGCTATATGCAA ATACGTATGTCGCAGCGTGATTCAAGAGATAGGACAGTCCTGCAGTCTACGCCGGCCGCAGCACTTGAT ATGTTGCCAGCAGCGGGCTATTCAGACAATCCATCCACAAGCTTTGCTGCTAAATTTGTTCATACATCTCTAAATAAAAATCGTTGTCCTATCAATCGTGTTCTT TGGACTCCTACAGGTCGGCGTCTCATTACTGGCTCACAGACCGGAGAATTTACTCTTTGGAATGGACagtcttttaattttgaaatGATACTTCAG GCTCATGATCAAGCAATCAGATCCATGGTCTGGAGTCACAATGACAACTGGATGGTCTCTGGTGATGACGGGGGGGCAATAAA GTATTGGCAGAACAACATGAACAACGTTAAAGCCAACAAATCTGCTCATAAAGAATCAGTCCGTGACTTGAG TTTCTGTAGGACAGATTTGAAGTTCTGTTCGTGTTCTGATGATACCACTGTTAAAGTTTGGGATTTTGCACGCTGTCAAGAAGAGTGTTCATTAACCG GCCATGGTTGGGATGTGAAGAGTGTTGACTGGCATCCAACAAAATCTCTATTAGTATCAG GTGGAAAAGACAATCTTGTGAAGCTTTGGGATGCTAAAAGTGGGAAAGAGCTTTGCTCATT TCATGGCCATAAAAACACCGTGCTTTGTGCTAAATGGAATCAAAATGGAAACTGGGTGTTAACGGCTTCTAAAGATCAAATAATAAAG CTTTATGACATAAGGGCAATGAAAGAGCTTGAATCATTCCGTGGACACCGGAAGGATGTTACTA CTTTGGCTTGGCATCCATTCCATGAAGAGTACTTTGTTAGTGGGAGTTATGATGGTTCCATCTTCCATTGGCTTGTTGG GCATGATACTCCACAAATTGAAATTTGCAATGCTCATGATAACAGTGTGTGGGATCTTGCTTGGCATCCTATTGGATACCTTCTTTGCAG CGGTAGCAGCGATCATACAACAAAGTTTTGGTGCAGAAACAGGCCAGGAGACAGTACTCGTGATAGATATAGCAATGGCATACAAG GATATTCTGAGCAAAATCCTGTTGCTGGTCGCGTGGGTGGTAATTTTGCAATACCTGAAGGCCCAACAACTCCAGGGCCATTTGCCCCTGGGCTGACTCGAAATGAAGGTACCATTCCCGGTGTTGGAGTTGCAATGCCCCTGTCTATTCCTTCTCTTGATGGGCCTCAAGGGGAGCAAAAACAGCCCCATCCTGGTTCAATGGGTGCTCCTCCTCTTCCCCCGGGTCCACATCCCTCTCTTCTTAACCCCAACCAGCAACAACCATTCCAACAGAATCCACAGCAGATTCCACAACATCAGCACCAGGCACTCTCACAACAGATGGGTCCTTTGCCTATGCCTCCAAATATGCCACAGCTACAGCACCCTTCCCATTCTCCCATGGTTCCCCACCAACATTTGCCCCGCCCTCCCCCTCAAATGCCACATGGAATGCCAGGATCTTTACCAGTGCCTTCATCTCATCCAATGTCAATCCCAGGACCTATG GGGATGCAAGGTGGAATGAATCAGATGGGTCCTCCAATACCACAAGGTCATTATGTGGGCATGAATCAAATGCAAAGTGGAGGGCCACCTCTTGGTGGTTTCCCAAACAATATGCAAGGGCCATCAAATACGAGTTATCCTCAAGGTGCTCCTTTTAACAGACCACAAGGTGGACAAATGCCCATGATGCAAGGGTATAACCCTTACCAG TCTGGAAATCAAACAGGGATGCCACCAAATGCACAACCAGGAGGGCCACACTCTCAAATGCCTCAATAA
- the LOC131642216 gene encoding uncharacterized protein LOC131642216, which yields MTHQLNDIPSYFEHVDALIPDSPTPKSKCSINKGTRISKPPRTPLIKKPLMIYIDEMPLFMHKYIDGMVDVGTNGDCGNRVIAGLLGRGEENHTLIRRTLISESNSHRNIYGRLYEKQENFDKVHDSLVPSLTAHAPVSKWMSFPEMDHLIAGCVRPGVCRFDEI from the coding sequence ATGACACATCAACTAAACGATATCCCTTCttattttgaacatgttgatgcattgatCCCGGATTCACCCACACCAAAGTCCAAATGTAGTATTAACAAAGGAACACGTATTTCGAAGCCGCCTCGCACACCTCTGATTAAAAAACCTCTGatgatctacattgatgagatgccgctatttatgcacaaatatattgatGGTATGGTTGATGTAGGCACAAACGGTGATTGTGGGAATCGAGTTATTGCCGGTTTGCTCGGAAGaggagaagaaaatcacactcTTATTCGACGGACACTTATTTCAGAGTCGAATTCGCATAGGAACATCTACGGCCGACTTTATGAGAAACAAGAAAACTTTGATAAAGTTCATGATTCCCTTGTTCCATCACTAACCGCTCACGCGCCAGTTtcaaagtggatgtcattccccgagatggACCATCTTATAGCAGGGTGCGTACGaccgggtgtgtgtcgatttgatgaGATTTAG